The proteins below are encoded in one region of Chryseobacterium wanjuense:
- a CDS encoding phosphatidylinositol-specific phospholipase C1-like protein translates to MKKAVLLGLYLSSLNLFWSQSQNLNDLKINEIQVIGSHNSYKKAILPEVYSYLSKKDSLNFLPRIQYEHIPIPQQLDLGLRNLEIDVYADSKGGKYAHPKILDLVKTTQPFDPEGKMKKPGYKMIHITDIDYQTWYYTLEDCLKDLKKWSDAHPDHDPVFITLEPKDGKANRFGTEPEHYTSKLFDDLDNELKKYLGKNKIITPDDIRGSYKTLNEAVLNKNWPKVKDAKGKFLFVLDNNSENRDLYMKDHSSLKGRMIFTNSTPGTPESAVLFMNDPSPKITELVKQGYIIRTRADADTMEARKEDYSRFEKAKESGAQVITTDYYQPSKLFKSNYKISFDNNTYERKNPVNGK, encoded by the coding sequence ATGAAAAAGGCAGTTCTACTCGGTTTATATTTATCTTCATTAAACCTTTTCTGGTCGCAGTCACAAAATCTGAATGATTTAAAAATTAATGAAATCCAGGTGATCGGTTCGCATAACTCTTATAAAAAGGCGATTCTTCCGGAAGTTTACAGCTATTTATCCAAAAAAGATTCTTTGAATTTTCTTCCGAGGATTCAATATGAACACATTCCGATACCTCAACAGCTGGATTTGGGATTAAGAAACCTTGAAATAGATGTGTATGCAGACAGCAAAGGCGGGAAATATGCCCATCCTAAAATTTTAGATCTGGTAAAAACAACCCAGCCTTTCGATCCGGAAGGGAAAATGAAAAAGCCGGGATATAAAATGATTCATATCACAGATATTGATTATCAAACTTGGTATTATACGCTGGAAGACTGCCTGAAAGACCTGAAAAAATGGTCTGATGCACATCCCGATCACGATCCGGTTTTCATCACTCTTGAACCGAAAGACGGAAAAGCCAACCGATTCGGGACAGAACCGGAACATTATACTTCAAAACTTTTTGATGATCTCGATAATGAGCTGAAAAAATATTTAGGTAAAAATAAAATCATCACGCCGGATGACATTCGCGGTTCTTACAAAACATTGAATGAAGCGGTTTTAAACAAAAACTGGCCGAAAGTGAAAGATGCCAAAGGAAAATTCCTGTTTGTACTCGATAACAACAGTGAAAACAGAGATTTGTATATGAAAGATCATTCATCTTTAAAAGGAAGAATGATTTTCACAAATTCAACACCGGGAACACCTGAATCTGCAGTTTTATTCATGAATGATCCAAGTCCGAAAATCACCGAATTGGTGAAACAGGGCTACATTATCAGAACCAGAGCCGACGCAGATACGATGGAAGCGAGAAAGGAAGACTACTCAAGATTTGAAAAAGCGAAGGAAAGCGGAGCGCAGGTCATTACAACGGATTATTATCAGCCGAGCAAGCTTTTTAAGTCAAACTATAAAATTAGTTTTGATAACAATACTTACGAAAGAAAAAATCCTGTAAACGGAAAATAG